In Parus major isolate Abel chromosome 8, Parus_major1.1, whole genome shotgun sequence, a single window of DNA contains:
- the CCDC18 gene encoding coiled-coil domain-containing protein 18 isoform X3, whose translation MLPMECSMWTCSKSDAHDDLLANVETLQNQLRRTEKNLQTVEKELSSTSEHYSHCFDEVIDVPLKDFVQPNYDCQGFSSLKKNCGRTSRQDFQRKSKSYSVSTTLGKTVEENEHLQEKLDALHEQNASLTSQNYYLKNRVETMNFELMQSKTKISYLEAALATHLVSIPKLKEQIVNLEAEVSAQDKILKDAEDRLDQNQKTAMEREHMLQRYQKGYKNLQIELIEQSKQERRAHQQRNEALLNVEEMTRAFTKCKAEITEKLERAKAEEVVLGERLISCEKEKEKLNEKCISYQKDLHILEEQLRQLKKENHNTKEEIKALEAKNMEMTVMLSQSDQKIIKLESELAEKEIVLKEKDALISENEELTALTAQQHNHLKLCRQEIEVSREELNILETIISQLSLSPSGEVKWHPFKQQLLSSSTEATSESCGESSKPLIADLSIKLAMKGAEIQKPGENLTICTGADHLANGNEGQENSRLCDLETEPVKLIRNAGERRKYQQLELISKQFEKVRQKFQKEVEKLRTKLIKADEENSALRTSMAQRTSQFQIIQEDLLKKASKTNSLEREIRKKSSQLSALEKQLEEKTIAYSTAAERNAELEQELMGKNRCIHELETTISEEHEKITSAFENEKLLHLEQHKEMERQIDLLQTQLETIHQQYIEQEKIISMLQQEVIQKQHHIESLDELLIGNREEMENQNIKKDQGLKMLESQLTEEKIKVRQLESALNVCKEEVALYLSQSQENKQMFENHLKERSEELHYLQKEIKIKGQNIQDMSEQNILLQQTLHHQQQMLQQETIRNGELEDNQIKLEKQVSNLEKELQKQKACAENKLRNVEEKLRLAAHEADLNTKKVDELNSTIRQMKLEMAQCKNELTGMEKAAVQLKQDGANKALQINQLDITLEEARSELNKKANEVNDFEDKLLQTETCHRKALQKIAELESALQNACGELKITLTQLQELQDALQNAQSSLEEKNIAIMDLTTELRLHNWI comes from the exons ATGTTACCAATGGAATGTAGTATGTGGACTTGCTCTAAAAGTGATGCTCACGACGACCTGCTCGCAAATGTAGAGACATTACAGAATCAGCTGaggagaactgaaaaaaatctacaaacTGTAGAAAAAGAGCTATCCAG TACAAGTGAACATTACAGCCACTGCTTCGATGAGGTGATAGACGTCCCTCTGAAGGACTTTGTACAGCCGAATTACGATTGTCAAGGATTTTCCAGCTTGAAGAAGAATTGTGGTAGAACATCTCGCCAggattttcaaagaaaatccaaa TCTTACTCAGTATCCACAACTTTGGGTAAAactgtggaagaaaatgaacatcTTCAGGAGAAGTTGGATGCCCTTCATGAGCAAAATGCATCTTTGACTTCTCAGAACTACTACCTAAAGAACAGAGTGGAAACAATGAACTTTGAATTGATGCAATCAAAAACAAAA atttcataCCTTGAGGCTGCTTTAGCTACACATTTAGTCAGCATTCCAAAGTTGAAAGAACAGATTGTAAATTTGGAAGCAGAAGTTTCAGCTCAAGATAAAATTCTGAA AGATGCAGAAGATAGACTAGatcaaaatcagaaaacagcAATGGAAAGAGAACACATGTTGCAAAGATATCAAAAGGGCTATAAAAATCTGCAAATTGAATTAATTGAACAAAGCAAGCAAGAAAGGAG AGCACATCAGCAAAGAAATGAAGCTTTGTTGAATGTGGAGGAGATGACAAGAGCTTTCACAAAGTGTAAAgcagaaataactgaaaaactAGAAAGG GCTAAAGCTGAAGAAGTAGTCTTGGGAGAACGTTTAATTagttgtgaaaaagaaaaagagaagttgaATGAGAAGTGTATCAGCTACCAAAAGGATCTACACATCCTAGAAGAGCAACTAAG acaattaaagaaagagaatcacaacacaaaagaagaaattaaagctCTAGAGGCAAAGAACATGGAAATGACAGTAATGCTGAGTCAGTCTGATCAGAAGATCATCAAGCTTGAGAGTGAActtgctgaaaaagaaatagtaCTTAAAGAGAAAGATGCTCTAATAAGTGAAAATGAAGAGCTGACAGCACTTACTGCACAGCAACATAACCACTTGAAATTATGTCGTCAAGAAATAGAGGTTTCAAGGGAAGAGCTCAATATACTAGAAACCATTATTTCTCAGTTGTCTTTAAGCCCATCTGGAGAG GTTAAATGGCACCCTTTCAAACAGCAGCTATTGAGTTCCTCAACAGAAGCTACCTCTGAATCTTGTGGTGAATCAAGTAAACCTTTGATTGCAGATCTAAG CATTAAACTGGCAATGAAAGGAGCAGAAATTCAAAAGCCTGGTGAAAACTTAACTATCTGTACTGGAGCTGATCATCTTGCGAATGGTAATGAAGGACAAGAAAACAGCAGGTTGTGTGACCTGGAAACAGAACCTGTCAAATTGATCAGAAATGCAGGAG agaggagaaaatatcAACAGTTGGAACTTATAAGCAAACAATTTGAAAAGGTGAGGCAAAAATTCCAGAAAGAGGTAGAGAAGCTACGCACTAAGCTGATAAAAGCAGATGAAGAGAATTCTGCCTTGAGGACCAGCATGGCTCAAAGAACCAGTCAGTTTCAAATCATACAAGAAGACCTATTGAAGAAGGCTTCAAAAACTAATAGCTTAGAGAGAGAA ataaGAAAGAAGTCTTCTCAGCTTTCTGCACTTGAGAAACAGTTGGAAGAAAAGACTATTGCTTATTccactgctgcagaaagaaacGCTGAGTTGGAACAGGAACTCATG ggaaaaaacagatgCATTCATGAGCTGGAAACGACTATCAGTGAAGAACATGAGAAAATaacttctgcttttgaaaatgaaaagttgcTTCACCTtgagcagcacaaagaaatgGAGAGACAGATTGACCTA CTTCAGACACAGCTGGAGACAATACATCAACAATACAttgaacaagagaaaataatatctATGTTACAACAAGAGGTTATACAGAAACAGCATCACATTGAATCATTGGATGAGCTGCTAATAGGAAATAGAGAG gaaatggaaaatcaaaatatcaaGAAAGATCAAGGATTGAAGATGCTGGAAAGTcaattaacagaagaaaaaatcaaa GTACGACAGCTTGAGTCAGCACTAAATGTTTGTAAGGAAGAAGTTGCGCTGTATTTGAGCCAgtcacaagaaaataaacagatgtTTGAAAATCATCTGAAAGAAAGGTCTGAAGAG CTTCattatttacagaaagaaataaaaataaaaggtcagAATATTCAGGACATGAGTGAACAAAACATTCTCTTGCAACAAACTTTGCATCATCAGCAGCAAATGTTACAGCAAGAAACTATTAGAAATGGAGAGCTGGAAGATAATCAAATTAAACTTGAAAAACAG GTATCCAATTTGGAAAAAGagcttcagaaacagaaagcatGTGCAGAAAATAAGTTGAGAAATGTGGAGGAGAAACTGCGCCTAGCTGCTCACGAAGCAGATTTAAACACAAAGAAGGTGGATGAACTTAATTCTACAATCAG ACAGATGAAATTGGAGATGGCTCAGTGCAAGAATGAACTTACTGGcatggaaaaagcagcagtccAATTAAAACAAGATGGTGCAAACAAAGCACTGCAGATAAATCAGTTGGATATCACTCTGGAAGAAGCAAGATCAGAGCTCAATAAAAAGGCAAACGAGG TGAATGATTTTGAAGATAAGCTGCTTCAAACTGAGACTTGCCACAGGAAAGCCTTACAGAAAATAGCAGAATTGGAATCTGCATTACAGAATGCTTGTGGAGAATTAAAGATCACTTTAACACAGCTTCAGGAGTTGCAAGATGCATTACAGAATGCACAGTCCTCCCTGGAGGAGAAGAACATTGCTATCATGGATCTAACAACTGAGCTCAG ATTACACAATTGGATATGA